The segment ACTTTCCAGAATCTTCGCCCCGACATTTTGGAACAGTTACAAAACATCGCTTATAACAAGATATACACAGTCCGGCACGACAGTTTGGGAAATCTTTTACTGAAGGCCTCTTTTGAAACTGAAAACATCAGATTTCCTGAACAATTCAACATCTCTTTTGATGAATGGCAAGATGTCATCATGCCGCTACTCAGAGCATTTACGGGTCATCACGGCAAACCACCGGAGATGATGGGACCAAACGGAATACCCTTAAACTGCTCAAATTTCTTTACAAAGGGCGATACTGCAGCAGCAATTACGTTTGCAAAAGATGTCGGCAAAATGGTTTTTCATCCACGTGAAGAAATTATTCTTCCGTGTCCAGATGAGATTGAAGCCTCAATGAAAAAAGCATCCTGGCTGATGGCTGGATTCGCCGTACTATGCGATTGGCTTGGATCAAACATCAGCTGGTTCTCTTTTTGCGCAGAACCGATGCCGATTGAAAACTATTGGAAAAACCGTGCCATTCCCCAGGCACTAAAGGCTGTTCGAGAATCCTTGATTAACGCAGGTATTCCGTTGGTTGAGTCGTTTGGCTTTGCAAAATTGTTCCCTCACATTCTCTCTCCCACCCCGCTACAGGTATTTGTCGATGAATTTCCAGTCAAGAAAACGCCACAACTATTTATTTTTGAAGATATTACCGGTTCCGGCAAGACGGAAGCAGCATTAATTCTGGCTGGTCGCCTGATGTCTGCCGGTTGTGGAACCGGTATGTTCTTTGCCCTACCGACCATGGCAACATCAAACGCTATGTATGACCGTATCGCCAAAGTCTACAAGAAATTCTTTGAGATTAACGATTCGGCTCCGTCGCTTGTGCTGGCACACGGATCAAGCCATCTGTCCGAGAGTTTCATGGCAACGATTACCACACACGATACGGATCCGTCTGACGAAGATCCAGACACCGGCCGATGTTCTTCTTGGCTGGCTGACAACCGGAAAAAATCGCTTCTGGCTGATGTGGGGATTGGCACACTTGACCAGGCTTTGCTGGCCATATTGCCCGCTCGTTTTCAGTCCTTGCGTCTTTATGGTTTGGCGAATCATATTCTGATCGTTGACGAAGTTCATGCCTATGATCCATACATGAACAAATTACTGCAAAACCTGTTGTCTTTTCATTCGGCCCTCGGCGGTAGTGCGATCCTGCTTTCGGCAACGTTGCCTTCCCATATCCGTCAGGATTTCGTTGCGGCTTTCGCTAGGGGTTCTGGCGATTCACAGCAACTGGAACAGAAAAGCTGTGCCTATCCGCTGGCAACTGTCTATGAGATGGAATCCGGAATAAAAGAAATTCCCATTGATGCTAACCCGCAGCGATACAGCCGTGTAACGGTCCGTATTGCCGATGATGAATCCGTGATAACAAAACAAATTGAGGAAGCCGCAAATGAAGGCAAATGCGTTTGTTGGATCAGGAATACAGTGCATGACGCAATGGCCGGTTACTCAAGTCTGAAGGCAAAACTTGATGAAAACAATTTGATGCTGTTCCATGCGCGTTTTGCCATGGGAGATCGCTTGGATATTGAAGGTGCCGTAATCCGTGCTTTCGGCAAGGACAGCACCGCCCGGGAACGGAGCGGCAAAGTATTGATCGCCACACAGGTTGTCGAACAATCCCTTGATCTGGATTTTGACCTGCTGATCTCCGACCTGGCTCCCATGGATCTGTTGATACAGAGGGCCGGTCGGCTTCATCGCCACAGGCGTGATGAACGGGGAAACCCCTTGCCTGATGGCGCGGATCAGCGAGAAAAGGCCTGCATAATCATTCACGGACCCCAGCCTGAAGAACGGGCAGATGAAAACTGGTATAAGTCGGCATTTCCAAAGGCGGCTTTCGTTTACCCGAACCACGGCTGTCTCTGGCTTACCGCGAAACTGTTGACCGAAAAAGGTGAACTGAAGATGCCGGATGATGCAAGAGAACTGATCGAAGCCGCATTTTCTGATGATACAGACAGAATACCCGAACCACTTCAACGGCGTGACCGACAGACGGATGCCAAATGGCAGGCCGATAAATCTCTTGCCCATATAAACATGCTCAAACTGGATGAAGGGTATGAAGCTACGATAACACAATGGCGGGAGGACATGGATACACCGACTCGCTTGGGCACAATGGAAAGGACGGTTCGTCTTGCCAAATGGAATGGAGAAACCCTTTTCCCCTGGTACACACATGAACGAGTTCCCTGGGACATGAGTCAGGTGAATGTCCGAAGTTTCGTGGTGAATGCAGAATTTCTTTATGATGGTGTTCTGGGGCAGGAAATGGCCAAGACAAAAGAATGGTTGCCGGATAAAGGCAAATGGACGGTTCTGGTTCCTCTACAGGAAGATGAGGATGGGTACTGGCGAGGTAAGGCGCTGAACAAAAAAAATGAAGTTGTGATGCTGGGATATAACCGTAAGACTGGGGTTACGGTCACAAAAAAGGAGGACTAGATGCAGTTCAATCTCATTGATGAAAAATGGATACCCGTCATTCGCCGGGATGGGACACGAGAAATGATAGCACCCTGGGAGCTGACGGATCAATTCAAGGAAAATGCGGTTGTGTCCCTCGATGCCCCGCGACCGGATTTCAATGGTGCCCTGATACAGTTCCTGATCGGGCTTGTTCAAACCGTTGCAGCGCCGCAAAATGGCACTGAATGGCGTAAGAAACTTTACGAACCACCAATACCGGACGAGCTTCAGGAAAAATTTAAAACAGTGCATCATGCCTTTGAACTGTGTGGTGATGGACCAAAATTTATGCAGGATTATGATGGGCTTTCTGTTTCTAAAGGCTCTATTGATGGAATCTTAATTGATACACCTGGAGAAAACACTACCAAAAAGAATAAGGATCATTTCATAAAACGGGATACGGTGGTTAGCATGTGTCCATCATGCACAGCTACAGCTCTTTTTGCCATGCAAACGAATGCACCAGCGGGCGGGCAGGGAAACAGAACCGGGTTAAGGGGTGGTGGTCCGTTGACAACGATCATTGCCGGTGACGAGCGGCATGAATCATTGTGGCAGCTTGTCTGGTTGAATGTATTAGAACA is part of the Deltaproteobacteria bacterium genome and harbors:
- the cas3 gene encoding CRISPR-associated helicase Cas3' yields the protein MDKDTTYYKYWGKTEKDGSRYHLLPYHCLDVAAVGYTLLKNNPALRQKFTVLLGLEETVCIPLLVISLALHDIGKYSHTFQNLRPDILEQLQNIAYNKIYTVRHDSLGNLLLKASFETENIRFPEQFNISFDEWQDVIMPLLRAFTGHHGKPPEMMGPNGIPLNCSNFFTKGDTAAAITFAKDVGKMVFHPREEIILPCPDEIEASMKKASWLMAGFAVLCDWLGSNISWFSFCAEPMPIENYWKNRAIPQALKAVRESLINAGIPLVESFGFAKLFPHILSPTPLQVFVDEFPVKKTPQLFIFEDITGSGKTEAALILAGRLMSAGCGTGMFFALPTMATSNAMYDRIAKVYKKFFEINDSAPSLVLAHGSSHLSESFMATITTHDTDPSDEDPDTGRCSSWLADNRKKSLLADVGIGTLDQALLAILPARFQSLRLYGLANHILIVDEVHAYDPYMNKLLQNLLSFHSALGGSAILLSATLPSHIRQDFVAAFARGSGDSQQLEQKSCAYPLATVYEMESGIKEIPIDANPQRYSRVTVRIADDESVITKQIEEAANEGKCVCWIRNTVHDAMAGYSSLKAKLDENNLMLFHARFAMGDRLDIEGAVIRAFGKDSTARERSGKVLIATQVVEQSLDLDFDLLISDLAPMDLLIQRAGRLHRHRRDERGNPLPDGADQREKACIIIHGPQPEERADENWYKSAFPKAAFVYPNHGCLWLTAKLLTEKGELKMPDDARELIEAAFSDDTDRIPEPLQRRDRQTDAKWQADKSLAHINMLKLDEGYEATITQWREDMDTPTRLGTMERTVRLAKWNGETLFPWYTHERVPWDMSQVNVRSFVVNAEFLYDGVLGQEMAKTKEWLPDKGKWTVLVPLQEDEDGYWRGKALNKKNEVVMLGYNRKTGVTVTKKED